A window from Drosophila kikkawai strain 14028-0561.14 chromosome 2L, DkikHiC1v2, whole genome shotgun sequence encodes these proteins:
- the LOC108079929 gene encoding uncharacterized protein: MFKLLLCCLLLAAGGGWAFNHGQDLVDFNAYATTFDKSYVSTSARNFANYYFIYNRNQVAQHNAQADRNRSSYREAVNQFSDIRLIQFAALLPKAVPLTTSQASDPPTTQVASSSYDIISDFGLTVMVEDQGQNCSSSWAYAAAKAVEILNAVQSANTAPASLSAQQLIDCAGMGTGCTTQEPQAALDYLTQLTDSYLYPEADYRNDNISKTPGMCQPSSSVAVGVRLANYSAVADGDDDAVMNYVSNGFPVIVEYNPATFGFMQYSSGVYVQDTSALTNPRSSQFLVVVGYDHDTETNLDYWRCLNSFGRRWGEDGYIRIVRRANQPIAKNAIFPSVLA; encoded by the exons ATGTTCAAGTTGCTGCTCTGCTGTCTTTTGCTGGCCGCCGGTGGCGGATGGGCTTTTAATCATGGCCAGGACTTGGTGGACTTCAATGCCTATGCG ACAACCTTTGACAAGTCGTATGTGTCAACTTCGGCTCGCAACTTTGCCAACTACTATTTCATTTATAACCGCAACCAGGTGGCCCAGCACAATGCTCAGGCGGATCGGAATAGGAGCAGCTACCGCGAGGCAGTCAATCAGTTTTCAGACATACGCCTCATCCAGTTCGCGGCCCTTCTGCCCAAGGCTGTGCCCCTGACCACCTCGCAGGCCAGTGATCCCCCGACCACGCAGGTGGCATCGAGCTCCTACGACATCATTTCCGACTTTGGACTCACCGTGATGGTTGAGGATCAGGGACAGAACTGCAGCAGTAGCTGGGCCTATGCCGCGGCCAAGGCCGTCGAGATTCTAAATGCCGTCCAGTCGGCCAATACTGCCCCTGCCTCACTCTCCGCCCAGCAGCTCATCGATTGTGCGGGCATGGGCACCGGCTGCACCACCCAAGAGCCGCAGGCAGCCCTAGACTATCTCACCCAGCTAACGGACTCGTATCTGTACCCGGAGGCGGACTATCGGAACGACAATATCTCCAAGACACCGGGCATGTGCCAGCCTTCATCCTCGGTGGCCGTGGGCGTGAGATTGGCCAACTACTCTGCGGTGGCCGATGGCGACGATGACGCTGTCATGAATTACGTGTCCAATGGATTCCCTGTGATCGTGGAATATAATCCGGCGACCTTCGGGTTCATGCAGTACTCCAGCGGTGTGTACGTGCAGGATACGAGTGCCCTGACCAACCCGAGGAGCTCGCAGTTTCTTGTCGTCGTGGGCTACGATCACGACACAGAGACCAATTTGGACTACTGGCGGTGCCTGAACTCCTTCGGAAGGAGGTGGGGCGAAGACGGCTACATCAGGATTGTGCGAAGGGCCAACCAGCCCATTGCCAAGAATGCCATATTTCCCAGTGTCCTGGCCTAA
- the CtsL2 gene encoding cathepsin L-like peptidase, whose product MRMCPSMWLQLATGLALLGAVSLQTLQSFPKLCDIRNFDDFLRQTGKVYSDEERVYRESIFAAKMSLITLTNKNADTGIASFSLSVNPLADMTRKEIGTLLGSKVSESGEKYTDGHINFVTGPRSPTAANLPEKFDWREKGGVTPPGFQGVGCGACWSFATTGALEGHIFRRTGVLPSLSQQNLVDCADDYGNMGCDGGFQEYGFEYIRDHGVTLASKYPYTQSEMQCRQNETAGRPPRESIVKIRDYATITPGDEEKMKEVIATLGPLACSMNADTISFEQYGGGIYEDDACNQDEVNHSVTVVGYGSENGRDYWIIKNSYSQNWGEGGFMRLIRNAGGFCGIASECSYPIL is encoded by the exons ATGCGGATGTGCCCATCGATGTGGTTGCAGCTGGCGACGGGTCTGGCCCTGCTGGGTGCTGTCTCATTGCAGACTCTGCAGTCGTTCCCCAAGCTGTGCGACATCCGAAACTTTGACGACTTCCTGCGGCAGACGGGCAAGGTGTACAGCGATGAGGAGCGCGTTTACCGCGAGAGTATCTTCGCTGCCAAGATGTCGCTGATCACGCTGACCAACAAGAACGCTGACACAGGCATCGCGAGCTTCAGCCTGAGTGTCAATCCACTGGCGGATATGACCAGGAAGGAGATCGGCACCTTGCTGGGCTCTAAGGTGTCCGAATCCGGCGA AAAGTACACCGATGGACACATCAACTTTGTGACTGGCCCCCGTAGTCCGACCGCAGCCAATCTGCCGGAGAAGTTCGATTGGCGCGAGAAGGGAGGCGTGACCCCGCCCGGCTTCCAGGGCGTCGGCTGTGGAGCCTGTTGGTCGTTTGCCACGACCGGAGCCCTCGAGGGCCACATCTTCAGGCGGACGGGAGTGCTGCCTTCACTGTCGCAGCAGAACCTGGTGGACTGTGCCGACGACTACGGTAACATGGGCTGTGATGGTGGCTTCCAGGAGTACGGCTTCGAGTACATTCGCGACCATGGCGTTACGCTGGCCAGCAAGTACCCGTACACGCAGTCGGAGATGCAGTGCCGTCAGAACGAGACAGCCGGACGGCCACCCAGGGAGAGCATCGTGAAGATCCGCGACTACGCCACGATTACGCCCGGCGATGAGGAGAAGATGAAGGAGGTGATCGCCACCCTGGGGCCACTGGCCTGCTCCATGAACGCGGACACCATCTCGTTCGAGCAGTACGGCGGCGGCATCTACGAGGACGACGCCTGCAACCAGGACGAGGTGAACCACTCGGTCACTGTGGTGGGCTACGGGTCGGAGAACGGACGCGACTACTGGATCATCAAGAATTCATACTCCCAGAACTGGGGCGAGGGCGGCTTCATGCGACTCATCCGCAACGCTGGCGGCTTCTGCGGCATCGCCAGCGAGTGCAGCTACCCGATCTTGTAG